A single Kribbella aluminosa DNA region contains:
- a CDS encoding Uma2 family endonuclease has product MPTAEATRDGRRYEIVDGRLLVTGPQPPAHHAAVIALMVQLKHACPPHLLVTDGSLPFRPTPTTTLRPDLLVCHRNAPVTDPPVLAVEVISPTTRTTDVVLKRLLYETHQIPSYWLLDPTSQELTVLELTPTGYTCQAVIQSEETHETTRPFPITLIPALLTK; this is encoded by the coding sequence GTGCCGACAGCAGAAGCCACCCGAGACGGCCGCCGCTACGAAATCGTCGACGGCCGCCTCCTGGTCACCGGACCCCAACCACCCGCCCACCACGCGGCCGTGATCGCCCTGATGGTCCAGCTGAAACACGCCTGCCCACCGCACCTGCTGGTGACCGACGGATCCCTCCCGTTCCGCCCGACCCCCACCACCACCCTCCGCCCCGACCTCCTGGTCTGCCACCGCAACGCCCCCGTCACCGATCCACCCGTGCTTGCGGTCGAGGTCATCTCCCCCACCACCCGCACCACCGACGTAGTCCTCAAACGCCTCCTCTACGAGACCCACCAGATCCCGTCCTACTGGCTCCTGGACCCCACCAGCCAAGAACTGACCGTCCTCGAACTAACCCCCACCGGCTACACCTGCCAAGCCGTCATCCAGTCCGAAGAGACCCACGAAACCACCCGCCCCTTTCCCATCACTCTCATCCCCGCACTCCTCACCAAATGA
- a CDS encoding GOLPH3/VPS74 family protein: protein MLIAEDVLLLLYDDQTGKPITGSPGLDFALAGAVLIELTLQQKLDITTEGKVGRLQVLDGAPTGDPILDERLSHLVDKPGKKPKDQIKPLSKHLRDQLLARLAQRGVLEAEQGKVLGLFPVTRWPAKDARHELEVRAQLESVLTQGLAPDQRTAALIALLSALNVVPKVITDSVDTRALKQRAKEIADSDWAAAAVKKAVAEMQAAVTAAIVVSATAGASASS, encoded by the coding sequence ATGTTGATCGCAGAGGACGTGCTGCTGCTCCTGTACGACGACCAGACCGGCAAGCCGATCACCGGATCCCCCGGGCTGGACTTCGCGCTGGCCGGAGCGGTGCTGATCGAGTTGACGCTGCAGCAGAAGCTGGACATCACCACGGAGGGCAAGGTCGGGCGGCTGCAGGTGCTGGACGGCGCCCCGACCGGTGACCCGATCCTGGACGAGCGCTTGTCGCACCTGGTCGACAAGCCGGGCAAGAAGCCCAAGGACCAGATCAAGCCGCTCTCCAAGCACCTGCGCGACCAGTTGCTCGCCAGGCTCGCCCAGAGAGGCGTACTCGAAGCAGAGCAGGGCAAGGTGCTCGGGCTGTTCCCCGTGACTCGCTGGCCGGCCAAGGATGCGCGGCACGAGCTGGAGGTGCGCGCTCAACTGGAGAGCGTGCTCACCCAGGGCCTGGCGCCCGACCAGCGCACCGCTGCGCTCATTGCCCTGCTCAGTGCGCTGAACGTCGTACCGAAGGTCATCACCGACTCGGTGGATACCCGTGCGCTCAAGCAGCGTGCAAAGGAGATCGCTGACTCCGACTGGGCGGCCGCTGCAGTCAAGAAGGCAGTCGCCGAGATGCAGGCCGCCGTAACAGCAGCCATCGTGGTTTCTGCAACCGCAGGAGCCTCAGCCAGCAGCTAG
- a CDS encoding Uma2 family endonuclease has translation MEPLESGPYTLAYLDSAPDDGRRREIIDGGLYVTPGPSRIHQRAAAELHFQLKLASPGGLDIFQAPFDYQPTSERSLQPDVLVCGPGDTNPQHAERPLLLAVEILSPSSRMLDLLLKGGVYEQAGVRSYWILDPDKESLTVLELMDGAYVERDVVHGENIFDATMPFPVRIVPADLFRLH, from the coding sequence GTGGAACCACTTGAGTCGGGGCCCTACACCTTGGCCTACCTCGACAGCGCGCCCGACGACGGCAGGCGGCGTGAGATCATCGATGGTGGGCTGTACGTGACTCCCGGGCCCTCGCGGATCCACCAGCGAGCTGCCGCAGAATTGCACTTCCAGCTGAAACTTGCGTCGCCCGGCGGACTGGACATCTTCCAGGCACCGTTCGATTACCAGCCGACATCGGAGCGCTCGTTGCAGCCTGACGTGCTGGTTTGCGGTCCAGGCGATACAAATCCGCAGCACGCCGAGAGGCCGCTGCTCCTCGCCGTCGAGATTCTCTCCCCGAGTTCGAGAATGCTCGACCTCCTGCTGAAGGGGGGAGTCTACGAGCAGGCCGGCGTTCGCTCCTACTGGATCCTGGATCCGGACAAAGAGAGCCTCACCGTGCTCGAACTGATGGACGGTGCGTACGTCGAGCGAGATGTCGTTCACGGCGAGAACATCTTCGACGCGACGATGCCCTTCCCGGTGCGGATCGTCCCGGCCGACCTGTTCCGACTGCACTAG
- a CDS encoding ATP-dependent DNA helicase, with amino-acid sequence MTRVELRSTSELCDLLGIPFSDQQLAAITAPLAPGVIVAGAGSGKTTAMAARVVWLICTGQVQPEEVLGLTFTKKAANELDVRIREDLTKAGVLGSTLPKEQYPILAAHLRSNIPNWEPEEPGEPVVSTYHAFAGTLIAEHGLRLGLEPDSRVLADATRFQLAGRVVRRSAGPIRFASHHVPTLVNSLLALDGELADHLLRPDDIREHDDAVRLEVAAARKQTVEVRKLAETALKRGEILQLVEEYQTYKGERGVVDFADQMALGARLAEECPEVAAVERARYKVVLLDEYQDTSVSQRRMLTALFAAGDGRGHPVTAVGDPCQAIYGWRGASVANLDEFPSHFPQADGSPASRYVLSVNRRSGSRILAAANQHAAELYERHPGVIPLEAPDNAPEGAITVGLFETRSEEIEWVADAIVSAHRTRNRRWKDIGVLMRTNVDLSAVHEALIARKVPVEVVGLGGLLALPEVVDVVATLQAVNDLTANAAMLRILTGPRYRIGHRDLALLANRARMLADAGSHQADDLVSALDAAVAGMDSTEVSSLAEAVDDPGPLEYAPEALVRFKELSTELRELRAHAGEPLLDLVRRVISTIGLDVELTATPDHVDAGRRDHLAAFLDAVGNFVSTESDGSLDGLLAYLAAEEEYAAGLDLAVPSEADSVKLLTTHRSKGLEWPIVFVPTLVAKVFPSDRGRDKWTTNAKVLPWPLRGDADTLPDIHDLTNAGLKVFADECKDMNALEERRLGYVAFTRAKELLVATGHWWGPTQKRPRGPSSYLSALKQHAGERVVAWAEQPDLSDENPELAEQTQAPWPAPYDRDSFQRRLDSAALVQQARAEGPSPDAEESLLLDEQATVARWDSELERLLSEARESRSRKAYDVTLPVALSATQLMRLAKDPNGLAADLARPMPRKPNRAARFGTRFHAWVESYFGQQLLLDPDDLPGAADEDIVDDTDLTDLMDAFRDGPFGDTTPYEIEAPFALALDGRVIRGRIDAVYQVVRPDGSRGYDVIDWKTTRGETADPLQLAIYRVAWSELLNIPLTQITAAFYYVRTGDIIRPDSLPDKQQLTNLLNG; translated from the coding sequence GTGACGCGGGTCGAGCTGAGGTCCACGTCGGAGCTGTGCGATCTGCTGGGGATTCCGTTCTCGGATCAGCAGCTGGCTGCTATTACCGCTCCGTTGGCGCCGGGCGTGATCGTGGCCGGCGCGGGGTCGGGGAAGACGACCGCGATGGCGGCGCGGGTGGTGTGGCTGATCTGTACGGGGCAGGTGCAGCCGGAGGAAGTGCTCGGGCTGACCTTCACTAAGAAGGCGGCGAACGAGCTCGACGTCCGGATCCGCGAGGACCTGACCAAGGCGGGCGTACTCGGCTCGACGCTGCCCAAGGAGCAGTACCCGATCCTCGCCGCGCACCTGCGCAGCAACATCCCGAACTGGGAGCCCGAGGAGCCGGGCGAGCCGGTCGTCTCGACGTACCACGCCTTCGCGGGCACGCTGATCGCCGAGCACGGGCTGCGGCTCGGCCTCGAGCCGGACTCGCGGGTGCTCGCGGACGCCACCCGGTTCCAGCTCGCCGGTCGCGTCGTACGCCGGTCCGCCGGGCCGATCCGGTTCGCGTCCCACCATGTGCCGACGCTCGTCAACAGCCTGCTCGCCCTCGACGGTGAGCTCGCCGACCACCTGCTCCGTCCGGACGACATCCGCGAGCACGACGACGCCGTACGGCTGGAGGTCGCCGCCGCGCGGAAGCAGACTGTCGAAGTACGCAAGCTCGCCGAGACCGCGTTGAAGCGTGGGGAGATCCTGCAGCTCGTCGAGGAGTACCAGACGTACAAGGGGGAGCGCGGCGTCGTCGACTTCGCCGATCAGATGGCGCTCGGCGCGCGGCTGGCGGAGGAGTGCCCGGAGGTCGCGGCCGTCGAGCGCGCGCGGTACAAGGTGGTGCTGCTGGACGAGTACCAGGACACCTCCGTGTCGCAGCGGCGGATGCTCACCGCGTTGTTCGCCGCCGGTGACGGTCGCGGGCATCCGGTGACCGCGGTCGGCGACCCGTGCCAGGCGATCTACGGCTGGCGCGGCGCGTCCGTCGCGAACCTGGACGAGTTCCCGTCGCATTTCCCGCAGGCCGACGGCTCGCCGGCTTCGCGTTATGTGCTGAGTGTCAACCGCCGCTCCGGCAGCCGCATCCTCGCCGCCGCGAACCAGCACGCGGCCGAGCTGTACGAACGACACCCCGGCGTGATCCCGCTCGAGGCACCCGACAACGCCCCCGAGGGCGCGATCACCGTCGGACTGTTCGAGACGCGCTCGGAGGAGATCGAGTGGGTCGCGGACGCGATCGTCTCCGCCCACCGCACCCGCAACCGCCGCTGGAAGGACATCGGCGTCCTGATGCGGACGAACGTCGACCTCAGCGCGGTCCACGAGGCGCTGATCGCGCGCAAGGTCCCGGTCGAGGTCGTCGGCCTCGGCGGACTGCTCGCGCTGCCCGAGGTCGTCGACGTGGTCGCGACCCTGCAGGCCGTCAACGACCTCACTGCGAACGCCGCGATGCTGCGGATCCTGACCGGCCCGCGGTACCGGATCGGCCACCGCGATCTCGCCCTGCTCGCCAACCGCGCCCGGATGCTCGCCGACGCCGGCTCGCATCAGGCCGACGACCTGGTGTCCGCCCTGGATGCCGCCGTCGCCGGGATGGACTCGACCGAGGTCAGCTCGCTCGCCGAGGCCGTCGACGATCCGGGGCCGCTGGAGTACGCGCCGGAAGCCCTGGTGCGCTTCAAGGAACTGTCGACCGAGCTGCGCGAGCTGCGCGCGCATGCGGGCGAGCCGTTGCTGGATCTGGTCCGCCGGGTGATCAGCACGATCGGCCTCGACGTCGAGCTGACCGCGACCCCTGACCACGTCGACGCCGGCCGCCGCGACCACCTCGCCGCGTTCCTGGATGCGGTCGGCAACTTCGTGTCGACCGAGTCCGACGGTTCGCTCGACGGTCTGCTCGCGTACCTGGCCGCCGAGGAGGAGTACGCCGCCGGTCTCGATCTCGCCGTACCGAGCGAAGCCGATTCGGTGAAGCTGCTGACCACGCACCGGTCGAAGGGTCTCGAATGGCCGATCGTGTTCGTGCCGACGCTGGTGGCGAAGGTGTTCCCGTCGGACCGCGGCCGGGACAAGTGGACGACGAACGCGAAGGTGCTGCCGTGGCCGCTGCGCGGTGACGCGGACACGCTGCCGGACATCCACGACCTGACGAACGCCGGGCTCAAGGTGTTCGCCGACGAGTGCAAGGACATGAACGCGCTGGAGGAGCGCCGGCTCGGGTACGTCGCCTTCACACGCGCGAAGGAGTTGTTGGTCGCGACCGGTCACTGGTGGGGCCCGACGCAGAAGCGGCCGCGCGGACCCTCGTCGTACCTGTCGGCGTTGAAGCAGCACGCCGGCGAGCGCGTGGTGGCGTGGGCCGAGCAACCCGACCTGTCGGACGAGAACCCGGAGCTCGCCGAGCAGACCCAGGCGCCGTGGCCGGCGCCGTACGACCGGGACTCGTTCCAGCGCCGTCTCGACTCGGCCGCCCTGGTGCAGCAGGCGCGCGCCGAGGGGCCGTCGCCGGATGCCGAGGAGTCGCTGCTGCTCGACGAACAGGCGACGGTCGCGCGCTGGGACTCCGAGCTCGAGCGATTGTTGTCGGAGGCAAGGGAAAGCCGGAGCCGGAAGGCGTACGACGTGACGCTGCCGGTTGCGCTCTCCGCGACCCAGCTGATGCGACTCGCGAAGGACCCGAACGGCCTGGCCGCGGACCTCGCCCGCCCGATGCCCCGCAAACCCAACCGGGCGGCCCGTTTCGGCACCCGCTTCCACGCGTGGGTGGAGAGCTACTTCGGCCAGCAGCTACTGCTCGACCCCGACGACCTTCCCGGCGCCGCGGACGAGGACATCGTCGACGACACGGACCTCACCGACCTGATGGACGCCTTCCGCGACGGCCCCTTCGGCGACACCACGCCGTACGAGATCGAGGCCCCCTTCGCCCTGGCCCTCGACGGCCGGGTCATCCGCGGCCGCATCGACGCCGTCTACCAGGTAGTCCGCCCCGACGGCTCCCGCGGCTACGACGTCATCGACTGGAAAACCACCCGCGGCGAAACCGCCGACCCCCTCCAACTGGCCATCTACCGAGTCGCCTGGTCCGAACTCCTCAACATCCCCCTCACCCAAATCACCGCCGCCTTCTACTACGTCCGCACCGGCGACATAATCCGCCCCGACTCCCTCCCCGACAAACAACAACTCACCAACCTCCTGAACGGCTGA
- a CDS encoding SDR family NAD(P)-dependent oxidoreductase encodes MGALDLSGRKALVTGGAQGLGEGMARALAAAGAKVVISDIQKDAGKAVADALDQEYGGGNGFVAHDITDDGDWENAVVAANDILGGLDILVNNAGVEITSLLTEVTADQIRKMLEVNVLGTTLGIKWGLRTMRPEGLAGQGGAIINVSSVAATIAFPGIAVYSATKSAVDRLTRVAAMESGKLGYGVRVNCIYPGLVPTAMGAGLANDVAQLGLFESPDAAVAAVIGLTPAGRLGEVSDMADAVVFLASNEARFITGIGLPVDGGMGM; translated from the coding sequence ATGGGCGCACTCGATCTCTCCGGCCGCAAGGCCCTGGTCACCGGCGGCGCGCAGGGTCTCGGCGAGGGCATGGCACGAGCCCTCGCGGCGGCCGGCGCGAAAGTCGTGATCAGCGACATCCAGAAGGACGCCGGCAAGGCGGTCGCCGACGCACTCGACCAGGAGTACGGCGGCGGCAACGGCTTCGTCGCCCACGACATCACCGACGACGGCGACTGGGAGAACGCGGTGGTCGCCGCGAACGACATCCTCGGCGGCCTGGACATCCTGGTGAACAACGCGGGGGTGGAGATCACCAGCCTGCTCACCGAGGTCACCGCCGACCAGATCCGCAAGATGCTCGAGGTGAACGTGCTCGGCACCACGCTCGGCATCAAGTGGGGCCTGCGCACGATGCGGCCCGAAGGGCTCGCCGGTCAGGGCGGCGCGATCATCAACGTCTCGTCGGTCGCGGCCACGATCGCGTTCCCCGGCATCGCGGTGTACTCCGCGACCAAGTCCGCGGTCGACCGGCTCACCCGGGTCGCGGCGATGGAGTCCGGCAAGCTCGGGTACGGCGTACGCGTCAACTGCATCTATCCCGGGCTGGTGCCGACCGCGATGGGCGCCGGGCTGGCGAACGACGTGGCGCAGCTCGGGCTGTTCGAATCGCCGGACGCCGCGGTCGCCGCGGTCATCGGGCTGACTCCGGCCGGCCGGCTCGGCGAGGTCTCGGACATGGCCGACGCGGTCGTCTTCCTGGCGTCGAACGAGGCCCGGTTCATCACCGGCATCGGCCTGCCGGTCGACGGCGGAATGGGGATGTGA
- a CDS encoding AMP-binding protein encodes MRLVEYLDKGASLAPDAACLTTDGETLTYADVQQLSYVVAGALAATGVRPGGKVAILSANDPVAFSCVFGISRAGAVWCPINPRNEAAENRELLDQFDCEVLIYQAAFAPLVDRIRDALPKVHTFVCLDAETSGLTPHPAGRRTVGWDAFRGGASQPAPDLTSPDDLAMIVGTGGTTGRPKGVMLGNSNLETMTALTLMGYPFGARPVYLALAPLTHAAGVLCFPVLASGGEIVIMRAPDVHAFLELIPRHRVTHTFLPPTLIYMALAAPELDSTDLSSLQCFWYGAAPMSVARLEEALRRIGPVMAQLFGQTEAPMMISMLPPAAHFDAAGSIALDRLSSAGRPAPLVTVAIMGADGALLPHGERGEIVVRGSLVMKGYYHDPDATAAASAYGWHHTGDIGYLDDDNYLYIVDRAKDMIITGGFNVYSTEVEQALMAHAAVQDCAVIGQPDEKWGERVVAVVQLQPGASVDTAELIAFAKARIGSVKAPKEVLVWADLPRSKVGKVVKPDIKARLAAG; translated from the coding sequence ATGCGACTGGTCGAGTACCTGGACAAGGGCGCCTCGCTCGCGCCGGACGCTGCCTGTCTGACCACGGACGGCGAGACGCTCACGTACGCCGACGTACAGCAGCTCTCGTACGTCGTTGCGGGAGCGCTGGCGGCGACCGGCGTACGGCCCGGCGGGAAGGTCGCGATCCTGTCGGCGAACGACCCGGTGGCGTTCAGTTGCGTGTTCGGGATCAGCCGGGCCGGTGCGGTCTGGTGCCCGATCAACCCGCGCAACGAGGCGGCCGAGAACCGGGAGCTGCTCGACCAGTTCGACTGCGAAGTACTGATCTACCAGGCGGCGTTCGCGCCGCTGGTGGACCGCATCCGGGACGCACTGCCGAAGGTGCACACCTTCGTGTGTCTCGACGCAGAGACCTCCGGCCTCACCCCCCACCCTGCTGGCCGGAGAACTGTCGGCTGGGACGCGTTCCGCGGGGGCGCGTCCCAGCCGGCGCCTGACCTGACCTCCCCCGACGACCTGGCGATGATCGTCGGCACCGGAGGTACGACGGGACGCCCGAAGGGAGTCATGCTCGGCAACTCCAACCTGGAGACGATGACCGCACTGACGCTCATGGGGTACCCGTTCGGCGCGCGGCCTGTCTACCTGGCGCTGGCACCGCTCACGCACGCAGCAGGCGTGCTGTGCTTCCCCGTGCTCGCGTCCGGCGGCGAGATCGTGATCATGCGCGCTCCCGACGTGCATGCGTTCCTGGAGCTGATACCGCGGCACAGGGTGACGCACACGTTCCTGCCGCCGACGCTGATCTACATGGCGCTGGCGGCGCCTGAGCTCGACTCCACGGACCTCTCGTCGCTGCAGTGCTTCTGGTACGGCGCTGCGCCGATGTCGGTCGCCCGTCTCGAGGAGGCGCTGCGCCGGATCGGTCCGGTGATGGCGCAGCTGTTCGGGCAGACCGAGGCGCCGATGATGATCTCGATGTTGCCGCCGGCCGCGCACTTCGATGCCGCGGGCAGCATTGCCCTCGATCGGCTCTCGTCGGCCGGGCGGCCGGCACCACTGGTCACCGTCGCGATCATGGGTGCGGACGGCGCGCTGCTGCCGCACGGCGAACGCGGCGAGATCGTGGTCCGCGGATCGCTGGTGATGAAGGGGTACTACCACGACCCCGACGCCACGGCGGCCGCGTCGGCCTACGGCTGGCACCACACCGGCGACATCGGGTACCTGGACGACGACAACTACCTCTACATCGTCGACCGGGCGAAGGACATGATCATCACCGGCGGCTTCAACGTGTACTCCACCGAGGTCGAGCAGGCGCTGATGGCGCACGCGGCCGTCCAGGACTGTGCTGTGATCGGTCAGCCCGACGAGAAGTGGGGCGAGCGGGTCGTGGCCGTCGTACAGCTGCAGCCGGGCGCTTCGGTGGACACTGCCGAGCTGATCGCGTTCGCGAAAGCCCGCATCGGCAGCGTCAAGGCACCGAAGGAGGTCCTGGTCTGGGCCGACCTGCCACGCTCCAAGGTCGGCAAGGTGGTCAAGCCGGACATCAAGGCCCGGCTAGCTGCTGGCTGA
- a CDS encoding DUF5938 domain-containing protein — MATKPVVVYGASGYTGRLVCEYLRHYHVPFVAAGRSEDKLKASMESNVPGIETADYEIAAVDHDVAALTELFNGASVVLNTVGPFSELGPAAVEAALAAGAHYTDTSGEQDWLITCDEKYGAQFAEAGLLLAPGVAQMYTTGEIAAQLCLEEPGLDTLDIAVFWGGSPTIASTRTILVNAATSKAHYLDQNAYVEFPEQGLVPLVVPGQHELALSLPWGGTSHPVWFKRDPRVANCKAQGGVFNAALMNGVPQIVAAALEATKDMAPDDRNAALTETARQVTNQMPPRENPRVNKSLDSVHASGPLGRAHCVIHGNSNYQQTGLLQAYAAYSLLQTPPKRVGFASGCQAFGHRELLGVLRGFGLVSEPQLTVQR, encoded by the coding sequence ATGGCTACGAAACCTGTGGTTGTGTACGGAGCCTCGGGCTACACCGGGCGCCTGGTCTGTGAGTACTTACGTCATTATCACGTGCCGTTCGTCGCAGCCGGGCGTAGTGAAGACAAGCTGAAGGCGTCGATGGAGTCCAACGTCCCCGGCATCGAGACCGCGGACTACGAGATCGCTGCTGTCGACCATGACGTCGCAGCGCTGACAGAACTGTTCAACGGCGCCTCGGTGGTGCTCAACACCGTCGGCCCGTTCAGTGAGCTCGGCCCTGCTGCAGTAGAGGCAGCTCTCGCAGCAGGTGCGCACTACACGGACACCTCCGGCGAGCAGGACTGGCTGATCACCTGCGACGAGAAGTACGGAGCACAGTTCGCAGAAGCAGGTCTACTGCTGGCACCTGGTGTCGCGCAGATGTACACCACTGGTGAGATCGCTGCGCAGCTGTGCCTGGAGGAGCCTGGGCTGGACACGCTCGACATCGCAGTGTTCTGGGGAGGCAGTCCGACGATCGCCTCGACCCGCACGATCCTGGTGAACGCTGCGACGTCCAAGGCGCACTACCTCGACCAGAACGCGTACGTCGAGTTCCCGGAGCAGGGGCTAGTACCACTCGTCGTACCTGGGCAGCACGAGCTGGCGTTGTCACTGCCCTGGGGAGGTACCTCTCACCCTGTCTGGTTCAAGCGGGATCCACGGGTCGCGAACTGCAAGGCACAGGGCGGTGTGTTCAACGCTGCGCTCATGAACGGCGTACCGCAGATCGTTGCGGCTGCACTGGAAGCCACGAAGGACATGGCGCCCGACGACCGCAACGCGGCTCTCACCGAGACAGCACGTCAGGTGACGAACCAGATGCCGCCACGGGAGAACCCGCGCGTCAACAAGTCGCTGGACTCGGTCCACGCGTCAGGGCCGCTCGGGCGGGCGCACTGTGTCATCCACGGCAACAGCAACTACCAGCAGACCGGCCTGCTCCAGGCGTACGCGGCGTACTCGCTGCTGCAGACGCCACCGAAGCGGGTCGGCTTTGCGAGTGGGTGCCAGGCCTTCGGTCACCGCGAGCTGCTCGGGGTACTGCGGGGCTTCGGGCTGGTGTCGGAGCCGCAACTCACGGTTCAACGCTGA
- a CDS encoding GNAT family N-acetyltransferase produces the protein MPRALPEPTHRRFVAGLGTLSLRPFDLGADVRTLHSWVTQPYARYWGLLNASVADVHAEYQRIAATGHHRAFLGEHDGRPAFLMERYAPAHDPVGQVYDVAPGDVGMHVLVGPPVAPIAGFTGAVFETIMDSLFSDPLVDRVVVEPDVRNSKIQALNARMGFRKHSIVALPDKQAWLSFCTRDQYADALRMNEAG, from the coding sequence ATGCCCAGAGCACTGCCCGAGCCGACGCACCGGCGGTTCGTCGCCGGACTCGGCACCCTCAGCCTCCGGCCGTTCGACCTCGGCGCCGACGTACGCACGCTGCACAGCTGGGTCACCCAGCCGTACGCGCGGTACTGGGGGCTGCTGAACGCGTCGGTCGCCGACGTGCACGCGGAGTACCAGCGGATCGCCGCGACTGGGCATCACCGCGCGTTCCTCGGCGAGCACGACGGGCGGCCCGCGTTCCTGATGGAGCGGTACGCGCCGGCGCACGACCCAGTCGGTCAGGTGTACGACGTAGCGCCGGGCGATGTCGGGATGCACGTACTGGTCGGGCCGCCGGTCGCGCCGATCGCCGGATTCACCGGTGCGGTGTTCGAGACGATCATGGACAGCCTGTTCAGCGATCCGCTGGTGGATCGGGTGGTGGTCGAACCCGACGTACGGAACTCGAAGATCCAGGCGCTGAATGCGCGGATGGGATTCCGCAAGCACAGCATCGTGGCGTTGCCGGACAAGCAGGCGTGGTTGAGTTTCTGCACGCGGGACCAGTACGCCGACGCGCTGCGGATGAACGAGGCCGGCTGA
- a CDS encoding IucA/IucC family protein encodes MDTWSVVNEALVRKALAEFTHERILSPVADGNEYVVGRFRFMARRYPLNHWDISSVVRDDGLPVDALEFITEFHEELGIRREMLPVYLEEISSTLASAAYKLSKPDLTAADLVGADFQTIEAAMTEGHPCFVANNGRLGFGLSDYLAYAPETGAGVQLTWIATRRDRTTVSCSSSLTFDELQRSELGADVLARFAAAADPGDYVYMPVHPWQWDNKTSITFAADIALRHIVHLGSTEDVYQPQQSIRTFFNRSDPARCYVKTALSVLNMGFMRGLSPSYMAATPAINDWVHAVVSNDLVFKRYGFSVLREIAAVGYHNRYYENATDTTSPYRKMLSALWRESPLPSLEPGERLATMASLLHVDRHGASLAAALVRASGLAPADWVRAYVDAYLIPLLHSFYAYELVFMPHGENLILVLRDAIPIRVVMKDIAEEIAVLSPSTEVPAEAERVRADVPDDEKLLSIFTDVFDCIFRFLAPLLDREGVLTVDEFWAVVASSIRDYQAATPELAEAFAKYDIFAPSFALSCLNRLQLRNNQQMVDLTDVAGSLQFVGTLDNPLPCG; translated from the coding sequence ATGGATACGTGGTCCGTGGTCAACGAGGCATTGGTGCGGAAAGCGCTGGCGGAGTTCACGCACGAACGCATTCTCTCGCCTGTTGCCGATGGCAATGAGTACGTTGTCGGCCGGTTCCGTTTCATGGCCCGGCGTTATCCCTTGAATCATTGGGACATCTCCTCGGTGGTGCGCGACGACGGGCTACCCGTGGATGCGTTGGAGTTCATCACCGAGTTCCATGAGGAGCTCGGGATCCGGCGCGAGATGCTGCCCGTGTACCTGGAGGAGATCAGCAGCACGCTGGCGTCGGCGGCGTACAAGTTGTCGAAACCCGATCTGACCGCGGCGGACCTGGTCGGCGCGGACTTCCAGACGATCGAGGCCGCGATGACCGAAGGGCATCCGTGTTTCGTGGCGAACAACGGGCGGCTCGGGTTCGGGCTGTCGGACTATCTCGCGTATGCGCCCGAGACCGGCGCGGGCGTGCAGCTGACGTGGATCGCGACCCGGCGGGACCGGACAACGGTGTCCTGCAGCTCGTCGTTGACGTTCGACGAGTTGCAGCGGTCGGAGTTGGGTGCGGACGTGCTTGCGCGGTTCGCCGCGGCCGCCGATCCTGGTGACTACGTGTACATGCCCGTTCATCCGTGGCAGTGGGACAACAAGACCTCGATCACGTTCGCGGCCGACATTGCTTTGCGGCATATCGTTCATCTCGGATCGACGGAGGATGTCTATCAACCGCAGCAGTCGATCCGGACGTTCTTCAACCGGTCGGATCCGGCCCGGTGCTACGTGAAGACCGCGTTGTCGGTGCTGAACATGGGATTCATGCGCGGGCTGTCGCCGTCGTACATGGCCGCGACGCCGGCGATCAACGACTGGGTGCATGCGGTCGTCTCGAACGACCTTGTTTTCAAGCGGTACGGGTTCAGCGTGCTGCGGGAGATCGCCGCGGTCGGGTACCACAACCGGTACTACGAGAACGCGACGGACACCACGTCGCCGTACCGGAAGATGCTGTCTGCGCTCTGGCGGGAAAGCCCGCTGCCGTCGCTGGAGCCCGGCGAACGGCTGGCGACGATGGCGTCGTTGCTGCACGTCGATCGGCATGGTGCTTCGTTGGCGGCCGCGTTGGTGCGCGCATCCGGGTTGGCGCCGGCGGACTGGGTACGGGCGTACGTCGACGCGTACCTGATCCCGTTGCTGCACAGCTTCTACGCGTACGAGCTGGTGTTCATGCCGCACGGGGAGAACCTCATCCTGGTACTGCGGGACGCGATCCCGATCCGGGTCGTGATGAAGGACATCGCGGAGGAGATCGCCGTACTGAGTCCGTCGACCGAGGTACCGGCCGAGGCGGAGCGGGTGCGGGCCGACGTACCGGACGACGAGAAGCTGCTGTCGATCTTCACCGACGTCTTCGACTGCATCTTCCGGTTCCTCGCGCCGCTGCTGGACCGCGAGGGAGTGCTGACCGTGGACGAGTTCTGGGCGGTGGTGGCGTCGTCGATCCGCGACTACCAGGCGGCGACACCCGAACTGGCGGAGGCGTTCGCGAAGTACGACATCTTCGCACCGTCGTTCGCACTCTCCTGCCTCAACCGGCTGCAGCTCCGCAACAACCAGCAGATGGTCGACCTGACCGACGTCGCCGGCTCCTTGCAGTTCGTCGGCACGTTGGACAACCCACTGCCCTGTGGATAA